From Chryseobacterium shandongense, the proteins below share one genomic window:
- a CDS encoding 2-isopropylmalate synthase gives MNSEKVEIFDTTLRDGEQVPGCKLNTEQKLAIAEKLDELGVDIIEAGFPISSPGDFHSVSEISKLVKNAKVCGLTRANQKDIEVAAEALKFAKRPRIHTGIGTSDSHIKYKFNSNREDIIERAVQAVKYAKSFVEDVEFYAEDAGRTDNDYLARVCEEAIKAGATVLNIPDTTGYCLPEEYGEKIKYLKENVKGIEKAVLSCHCHNDLGLATANSISGVINGARQIECTINGLGERAGNTALEEVVMILKQHKNLKLYTEVNSKMLNYMSVLVSDLMGMPVQPNKAIVGANAFAHSSGIHQDGVIKNRETYEIIDPAEVGVNASTIVLTARSGRSALAYRFKNIGFDVTKNELDFLYQEFLKMADRKKEIDNNDLTAIIERVTRKIG, from the coding sequence ATGAATTCCGAAAAAGTTGAAATTTTTGATACCACGCTGCGGGACGGAGAGCAGGTTCCTGGCTGCAAACTGAATACGGAACAGAAACTGGCTATTGCAGAAAAGCTTGATGAACTTGGGGTCGATATTATTGAAGCAGGTTTCCCCATTTCAAGTCCGGGAGATTTTCATTCGGTTTCCGAAATTTCAAAACTGGTGAAAAATGCAAAAGTGTGCGGTTTGACAAGAGCCAATCAGAAAGATATTGAGGTTGCGGCGGAAGCACTGAAGTTTGCGAAAAGGCCAAGAATTCACACCGGAATCGGAACTTCGGATTCGCATATTAAATATAAATTCAATTCCAACAGAGAAGATATTATTGAAAGAGCGGTACAGGCTGTAAAATATGCCAAAAGTTTCGTAGAAGATGTGGAATTTTATGCCGAAGACGCCGGAAGAACCGATAATGATTATCTCGCAAGAGTCTGTGAAGAAGCCATTAAAGCCGGAGCAACAGTACTTAATATTCCGGATACTACAGGATATTGCCTTCCCGAAGAATATGGTGAAAAAATAAAATACCTGAAAGAAAATGTAAAAGGTATTGAAAAGGCAGTGTTGTCATGCCATTGTCATAATGACCTTGGGCTGGCAACAGCCAACTCCATTTCCGGAGTCATCAATGGAGCGAGACAGATTGAATGTACCATTAACGGCCTTGGAGAAAGAGCCGGAAATACAGCTTTGGAAGAGGTTGTCATGATTCTGAAACAACATAAAAATTTAAAATTATACACAGAGGTCAACTCCAAAATGCTCAATTATATGAGTGTTTTGGTGTCTGATCTGATGGGAATGCCGGTACAGCCTAACAAAGCAATCGTAGGGGCAAATGCTTTTGCGCATAGCTCAGGAATTCATCAGGATGGTGTAATCAAGAATCGGGAGACCTATGAAATTATTGATCCTGCGGAAGTGGGGGTTAATGCTTCAACCATTGTATTGACAGCGAGAAGTGGACGTTCTGCTTTAGCATACCGGTTCAAGAATATCGGTTTTGATGTCACTAAAAATGAGCTGGATTTTTTATATCAGGAATTTCTCAAAATGGCTGACCGTAAAAAAGAAATTGATAATAATGATCTAACGGCCATTATTGAAAGGGTAACAAGAAAAATAGGATAA
- the leuC gene encoding 3-isopropylmalate dehydratase large subunit, which produces MNGTKTLFDKVWDAHVVETIPDGPQIIYIDKHLIHEVTSPQAFAELESRNLEVFRPKQIVATADHNVPTWDQDKPIRDESSRNQVQQLTENCKKNNIELYGLGHPYQGIVHIIAPELGITQPGMSIVCGDSHTSTHGAFGSIAFGIGTSQVAQVFASQCLLLNKPKSMRITVNGQLNKNVQPKDVILYIISKVGTDGGTGYFCEYAGNVFEEMSMEGRMTVCNMSIEMGARGGMIAPDETTFNYVKGRKFAPKGEEWEEKLEYWKTLKSDEEAVFDAEFSFDASEIYPMVTYGTNPGMGIPISQNIPDPQNDSEEKALKYMGLKAGQALADIKVNYVFIGSCTNARIEDFRSAANYIKGKRKSEHVHALIVPGSQQVAKQIYEEGLDKIFTEAGFQIRQPGCSACLAMNDDKIPESEYCVSTSNRNFEGRQGQGARTILASPLTAAKVAVEGKISAFEN; this is translated from the coding sequence ATGAACGGTACTAAAACTCTTTTTGACAAAGTCTGGGATGCGCACGTTGTAGAAACGATTCCCGACGGGCCTCAAATTATATACATTGACAAACATCTGATTCATGAAGTAACAAGTCCGCAGGCTTTTGCAGAACTGGAATCCAGGAACTTGGAAGTTTTCAGGCCGAAGCAAATTGTAGCGACTGCCGATCACAATGTTCCGACATGGGATCAGGATAAGCCGATACGCGATGAATCTTCCAGAAACCAGGTTCAACAATTAACGGAAAACTGTAAGAAGAACAACATCGAATTGTACGGTTTGGGACATCCTTACCAGGGAATTGTTCACATCATTGCTCCGGAACTGGGAATTACCCAACCGGGAATGAGTATCGTCTGCGGTGACAGCCATACTTCTACGCACGGCGCTTTCGGATCGATCGCTTTTGGGATCGGAACCAGCCAGGTGGCTCAGGTTTTTGCGAGCCAATGCTTATTGCTGAATAAGCCTAAATCGATGAGAATTACCGTAAACGGTCAATTAAATAAAAATGTTCAGCCGAAAGATGTGATTTTGTACATCATCTCGAAAGTCGGGACCGATGGCGGAACAGGCTATTTCTGCGAATATGCCGGAAATGTTTTTGAAGAAATGTCGATGGAAGGAAGAATGACCGTCTGCAATATGAGCATCGAAATGGGTGCCCGCGGCGGAATGATTGCTCCTGATGAGACTACTTTCAACTATGTTAAAGGGCGAAAATTTGCTCCGAAAGGAGAGGAGTGGGAAGAGAAGCTTGAATACTGGAAGACACTGAAATCGGATGAAGAAGCTGTTTTTGATGCAGAATTTTCATTTGATGCTTCTGAAATTTATCCGATGGTAACTTACGGAACTAATCCCGGAATGGGAATTCCGATCAGCCAGAATATTCCGGATCCTCAAAATGATTCTGAAGAAAAAGCTTTAAAATACATGGGATTAAAAGCCGGACAGGCACTTGCTGATATTAAAGTTAACTATGTTTTTATCGGGAGCTGCACCAATGCAAGGATTGAAGATTTCCGTTCGGCAGCCAACTATATTAAAGGAAAAAGAAAATCGGAACACGTTCATGCATTAATTGTTCCGGGTTCACAGCAGGTAGCCAAACAAATATATGAGGAAGGACTCGACAAAATTTTCACGGAAGCCGGATTCCAGATCAGGCAGCCTGGATGTTCGGCTTGTCTGGCAATGAATGACGACAAAATCCCGGAGAGTGAATATTGTGTTTCGACTTCCAACAGGAATTTTGAGGGAAGACAAGGACAGGGCGCAAGAACGATTCTGGCAAGTCCGTTAACTGCTGCAAAAGTTGCAGTGGAAGGGAAAATTTCGGCTTTTGAAAACTGA